A single Pseudomonas sp. HN11 DNA region contains:
- a CDS encoding FUSC family protein has translation MHLPVFARRLLRPLLDPYRRYRHAKLIHAVRVSIGLLATILLTTGINLPHGEWASVTMLVVIGGLQHHGNIGKKAVERAYGTLIGASVGLLLVVQEAYVGQPLLTYLLMSVVCGFFSYHAIGKGGYTALLSAITVFIVAGHGDNPLSDGLWRTVDILIGIALALAFSFALPLYAVYSWRYNLASALRDCAEIYSRVIKGESVTSDEHLKLLNRLNAAMLQLRSLMPSVSKEVRISMTELDAIQRHLRLCISTLEILGNTRPDPRDEQAMARMQVMLKAEHRQIRVQLVGMARALKSGVTERLERHSHTGVEPALDAPVYSALDGYRLLTLQLAQNVDAMRQRLAKSAGRWKI, from the coding sequence CTGCATCTGCCTGTGTTTGCCCGGCGCCTCTTGCGCCCACTGCTCGACCCGTACCGCCGCTATCGCCATGCCAAGCTGATCCACGCCGTGCGCGTGTCCATCGGCTTGCTGGCGACGATCCTGCTGACCACCGGCATCAACCTGCCCCACGGTGAGTGGGCCTCGGTGACCATGCTGGTGGTGATCGGCGGGTTGCAGCACCATGGCAATATCGGCAAGAAAGCCGTGGAGCGCGCCTATGGCACCTTGATCGGCGCCAGTGTCGGCTTGTTGCTGGTGGTGCAGGAGGCGTACGTGGGCCAGCCATTGCTGACCTATCTGTTGATGTCGGTGGTGTGCGGATTCTTTTCCTATCACGCCATCGGCAAAGGGGGGTACACCGCGCTGTTGTCAGCGATCACAGTGTTTATCGTTGCCGGCCACGGTGACAACCCGCTGTCGGATGGGTTGTGGCGTACCGTGGACATCCTGATCGGTATCGCCCTGGCCCTGGCCTTTTCCTTTGCCCTGCCGTTGTATGCGGTGTACTCCTGGCGCTACAACCTGGCCAGTGCGTTACGCGATTGCGCCGAGATCTATAGCCGGGTCATCAAGGGCGAGTCCGTCACCAGTGATGAGCACCTCAAGCTGCTCAACCGCCTGAATGCGGCGATGTTGCAGTTGCGTTCACTGATGCCGTCGGTGTCCAAGGAAGTGCGCATCTCCATGACCGAACTGGACGCGATCCAGCGGCATCTGCGCCTATGCATCAGCACCCTGGAGATTCTCGGCAACACCCGGCCCGACCCTCGTGATGAACAGGCGATGGCGCGTATGCAGGTGATGTTGAAAGCCGAACATCGGCAGATCCGCGTGCAGTTGGTGGGGATGGCGCGGGCGTTGAAGTCGGGAGTGACCGAACGCTTGGAGCGGCATAGCCATACCGGCGTCGAGCCTGCATTGGATGCTCCGGTGTACAGCGCGTTGGACGGTTATCGGCTGCTGACGCTGCAATTGGCGCAGAATGTGGATGCCATGCGCCAGCGCCTGGCCAAAAGCGCCGGCCGTTGGAAAATCTGA
- a CDS encoding NADP-dependent glyceraldehyde-3-phosphate dehydrogenase — MTTSNLLTQLFPASAAEIPEQFQLGAPIEQRDYLVDGQLQVWNGPLAKVQSPVQLGDERVHIGSTPLLDADTALTALDAAVRAYDRGQGEWPTMRVAGRIQHVEAFLRRMRDQRDAVVKLLMWEIGKNLKDSQKEFDRTCDYITDTINALKELDRRSSRFELEQDTLGQIRRVPLGVALCMGPYNYPLNETFTTLIPALIMGNTVVFKPAKLGVLLIRPLLEAFRDSFPAGVINVIYGSGRETVSALMASGKIDIFAFIGTNKAASDLKKLHPKPHRLRAALGLDAKNPGIVLPEVDLDNAVNEAVTGSLSFNGQRCTALKILFVHEDVVDSFIEKFNKKLATLKPGMPWDDGVALTPLPEVGKVDYLNGLVADAAQHGAKVVNEHGAESRGSFFYPAVLYPVNPQMRVYHEEQFGPVVPIVPYRDLETVIDYVLDSDFGQQLSIFGTNAVQVGRLVDTFANQVGRININAQCQRGPDTFPFNGRKNSAEGTLSVHDALRVFSIRTLVATKFQESNKALVSDILRNRDSSFLTTDYIF, encoded by the coding sequence ATGACCACCAGCAACCTGCTCACCCAGCTGTTTCCCGCCTCCGCCGCCGAGATTCCCGAGCAATTCCAACTCGGAGCGCCCATTGAACAGCGTGATTACCTGGTCGACGGCCAGTTGCAGGTATGGAACGGCCCCTTGGCCAAGGTGCAAAGCCCGGTGCAACTGGGCGACGAACGTGTGCATATCGGCAGCACACCGCTACTGGATGCCGACACCGCCCTCACCGCTCTGGATGCCGCAGTGCGCGCCTATGATCGGGGCCAGGGCGAATGGCCGACGATGCGCGTGGCCGGACGTATCCAACATGTCGAAGCGTTCCTGCGCCGCATGCGTGATCAGCGCGACGCAGTGGTCAAACTGCTGATGTGGGAGATCGGCAAAAACCTCAAGGACTCGCAGAAAGAGTTCGACCGCACCTGCGACTACATCACCGACACGATCAACGCCCTCAAGGAACTCGACCGCCGCTCCAGCCGCTTCGAGCTGGAACAGGACACCCTTGGCCAGATCCGCCGCGTACCGCTGGGCGTGGCGTTGTGCATGGGCCCCTATAACTACCCGCTGAACGAAACCTTCACCACGTTGATTCCGGCGCTGATCATGGGCAACACGGTGGTATTCAAACCCGCCAAGCTTGGCGTGCTGCTGATCCGTCCATTGCTGGAAGCATTCCGCGACAGCTTTCCGGCCGGGGTTATCAATGTGATCTACGGCAGCGGCCGCGAAACCGTCAGCGCGCTGATGGCCAGCGGCAAGATCGATATCTTCGCGTTTATTGGTACCAATAAAGCTGCCAGTGACTTGAAGAAACTGCACCCCAAGCCGCATCGCCTGCGCGCCGCATTGGGCCTGGATGCGAAAAACCCAGGGATCGTGCTGCCCGAAGTGGATCTGGATAATGCCGTCAATGAAGCCGTCACCGGCTCCTTGTCGTTCAACGGCCAACGCTGCACCGCGTTGAAAATCCTCTTCGTGCATGAAGATGTCGTCGACAGTTTCATCGAAAAATTCAACAAGAAGCTGGCCACGCTCAAACCCGGCATGCCGTGGGATGACGGCGTGGCGCTGACGCCATTGCCCGAAGTGGGCAAGGTGGATTACCTCAACGGCCTGGTGGCTGACGCCGCGCAACACGGCGCCAAGGTGGTGAATGAGCATGGCGCTGAAAGCCGCGGTTCGTTCTTCTACCCGGCGGTGCTGTACCCGGTGAATCCGCAGATGCGGGTGTACCACGAAGAACAGTTCGGCCCAGTGGTACCCATCGTGCCCTACCGCGACCTGGAGACCGTGATCGACTACGTGCTGGACTCGGATTTCGGCCAGCAGTTGAGCATTTTCGGCACCAACGCCGTGCAAGTCGGGCGCCTGGTGGACACCTTCGCCAACCAGGTCGGCCGGATCAATATCAACGCCCAGTGCCAGCGCGGGCCGGACACGTTCCCGTTCAACGGCCGCAAGAACTCGGCCGAAGGCACGCTGTCGGTACATGACGCATTGCGCGTGTTCTCGATCCGCACCCTGGTGGCGACCAAGTTCCAGGAGAGTAACAAGGCGTTGGTCAGCGACATCCTGCGTAACCGCGATTCGAGTTTCCTGACCACCGATTACATTTTCTAG
- a CDS encoding Dyp-type peroxidase, translated as MSQYQPGILAAPVPLQARHLFFAVDSLAAVPAALDALVQLADSAAVVGFGEPLVTALSARIDGLRAFPTVSGPGAHNPSTQQALWVWLHGVDRGELLLRSRVFEKALAPAFRLVQMTEGFRYKTGFDLTDYEDGTENPHDDAAVEAALTDSGASFAAIQQWQHDLDGFAALPAQERDHIIGRRHGDNEELDDAPASAHTKRTAQESFTPEAFVVRRSMPWAENGQAGLMFLAFGHSFDAFEAQLRRMSGLEDGIVDGLYRISTPLTGGYYWCPPIKDGHLDLSALA; from the coding sequence ATGAGTCAGTACCAGCCGGGCATTCTTGCCGCACCGGTGCCGTTGCAGGCACGCCATCTGTTTTTTGCCGTGGACTCACTGGCAGCCGTGCCGGCTGCGTTGGACGCGCTGGTGCAGTTGGCCGATTCGGCGGCGGTGGTCGGTTTTGGCGAGCCGCTGGTAACCGCATTGAGTGCTCGGATTGATGGCCTGCGCGCATTCCCCACGGTCAGCGGGCCGGGCGCGCACAACCCATCTACGCAGCAGGCACTGTGGGTGTGGCTGCATGGCGTGGATCGCGGTGAATTGTTGTTGCGCAGCCGCGTATTCGAAAAGGCCCTGGCCCCGGCATTCCGCCTCGTGCAGATGACCGAAGGCTTCCGCTACAAGACCGGTTTCGACCTTACCGACTATGAAGACGGCACCGAAAACCCCCACGACGACGCAGCGGTTGAAGCGGCCCTGACCGACAGCGGCGCCAGCTTTGCCGCGATCCAGCAATGGCAGCATGACCTCGACGGCTTCGCCGCCTTGCCTGCGCAAGAGCGCGACCACATCATCGGCCGTCGCCATGGCGATAACGAAGAACTCGACGACGCCCCCGCATCCGCTCACACCAAACGTACCGCCCAGGAAAGTTTCACCCCGGAGGCCTTTGTGGTGCGCCGCTCCATGCCGTGGGCCGAGAACGGCCAGGCTGGGTTGATGTTTCTTGCGTTTGGCCATTCCTTCGATGCGTTTGAAGCGCAATTGCGCCGCATGAGCGGGTTGGAAGATGGGATTGTCGATGGCCTGTATCGCATCAGCACACCGTTGACCGGCGGTTACTACTGGTGCCCGCCGATCAAGGATGGGCACCTGGACCTGAGCGCGCTGGCTTAA
- a CDS encoding ABC transporter ATP-binding protein, with amino-acid sequence MMTDTPAHTGLIALQGIGKRYQLAGQQLSILNNVCLSIASGDSCGILGASGSGKSTLLNILGLLDLPNCGQYHFAGHDIFNATPDELAAIRNQQIGFVFQSFNLLPRLSALDNVALPLSYRGVSRHESVEQALRMLDQVGLADRAHHRPADLSGGQRQRVAIARALVGKPSVILADEPTGNLDSSTAQDIMDLLLALNREQQVTLIIVTHDPHIAERLERKILVRNGVVREVAGL; translated from the coding sequence ATGATGACAGATACCCCCGCGCATACAGGGCTGATCGCCCTGCAAGGCATCGGCAAACGCTATCAGTTGGCCGGTCAGCAGCTGTCCATTCTCAATAATGTCTGCCTGTCCATCGCCAGCGGCGACAGTTGCGGCATTCTCGGCGCGTCTGGCTCCGGCAAAAGTACCCTTCTCAACATCCTCGGCCTGCTGGACTTGCCCAACTGTGGTCAGTACCACTTCGCCGGCCACGATATTTTCAACGCCACCCCGGACGAACTGGCGGCGATCCGCAATCAGCAGATCGGCTTCGTATTCCAGAGCTTCAACCTGTTACCGCGCCTAAGTGCCCTGGACAACGTCGCCTTGCCCTTGAGCTATCGCGGCGTTTCACGCCATGAATCGGTGGAGCAGGCGCTGCGCATGCTCGACCAGGTCGGCCTGGCCGACCGCGCGCACCATCGCCCGGCCGACCTCTCCGGCGGCCAGCGCCAACGGGTCGCCATTGCACGGGCACTGGTGGGCAAACCCTCGGTAATACTGGCGGACGAACCCACCGGCAACCTCGACAGCAGTACGGCACAGGACATCATGGACCTGCTATTGGCGCTGAACCGCGAACAACAAGTCACCTTGATCATCGTCACCCACGACCCGCACATCGCCGAACGCCTGGAACGCAAGATCCTGGTGCGCAATGGCGTGGTGCGCGAGGTCGCGGGTCTATGA
- a CDS encoding ABC transporter permease, producing MSLRVEQSLSQLLHEAFISLRTLGKRSILALLGIVIGSSSVVALINIGHNAAVDAAMIFKDMGTDTLIAQFPPKAGSSTPMPARLDLDAVRQTVPGIAHIGALTLFSGPIVFHGRTVNANFVGSTPGIKDAMRLAVQQGRFLSGFDANETYGVIGAQVAEALGAPGDPLQLGDRVRINDYLFLIVGILRSQPRAMLMPVQANESLFIPAEGMRRIYASPQIGNVIIRATSGQDMERIAKDTATVLKPQLPDHDVDIQVPQQMIDGMTRQSRTFAYLLLALGAISLVGGGVGVMNVMLMNVSERRREIGIRMALGARQRDIRNLFLLEAVTLTAVGALCGAVLGMTAAWLYAWLSGWAFDLAVAALPLGVGSTLLVGLFFGIYPAVSASRLQPVEALRDE from the coding sequence ATGAGCTTGCGGGTCGAACAGAGCCTGAGCCAACTGCTGCACGAAGCGTTCATCAGCCTGCGCACCTTGGGCAAGCGTTCAATCCTGGCCCTGCTGGGGATCGTGATCGGCAGCTCGTCGGTAGTGGCGCTGATCAATATCGGACACAACGCGGCGGTGGATGCCGCGATGATTTTCAAGGACATGGGCACCGACACCCTGATCGCCCAGTTTCCGCCCAAAGCCGGCAGCAGTACCCCGATGCCGGCCCGCCTCGACCTGGACGCCGTGCGCCAGACGGTGCCAGGCATTGCCCACATCGGTGCCCTTACCCTGTTCAGCGGGCCCATCGTGTTCCATGGCCGTACCGTCAACGCCAACTTCGTCGGCAGCACCCCGGGTATAAAGGACGCGATGCGCCTGGCGGTGCAGCAGGGGCGTTTTTTGTCGGGCTTTGATGCCAACGAAACCTACGGTGTGATCGGCGCCCAGGTGGCCGAAGCCCTGGGAGCGCCAGGAGACCCACTGCAACTGGGCGACCGCGTGCGCATCAACGACTACCTGTTCCTGATCGTGGGCATCCTGCGCAGCCAGCCACGAGCGATGCTGATGCCGGTGCAAGCCAACGAGTCGCTGTTCATCCCCGCCGAAGGCATGCGCCGCATCTATGCATCACCGCAGATCGGCAACGTGATTATTCGCGCCACGTCCGGCCAGGACATGGAACGCATTGCCAAGGACACAGCCACCGTCTTGAAACCCCAACTGCCCGACCACGATGTGGACATCCAGGTCCCCCAGCAAATGATCGACGGCATGACACGCCAGAGTCGCACCTTCGCCTACTTGCTGCTGGCGCTGGGGGCGATTTCCCTGGTGGGTGGCGGCGTGGGGGTGATGAACGTAATGCTGATGAACGTCTCGGAACGCCGCCGCGAGATCGGCATTCGCATGGCTCTCGGGGCGCGTCAACGGGACATCCGCAACCTGTTCCTGCTCGAAGCCGTAACCCTCACGGCCGTGGGTGCGCTGTGCGGCGCGGTGCTGGGCATGACCGCTGCCTGGTTGTATGCGTGGCTGTCGGGCTGGGCGTTTGACCTGGCGGTCGCCGCCTTGCCGTTGGGGGTCGGCAGTACGTTGCTGGTGGGGTTGTTCTTTGGCATCTACCCGGCGGTCTCGGCCTCACGGTTGCAGCCGGTGGAGGCCCTGCGCGATGAATAA
- a CDS encoding TolC family protein, with protein MNKWFIWLALISLPGVAADVVIKPSAPSTTRSGYDRSVSLNAQLTTLTLGDAVYLGLRNNPAIRSAYLQRVAQKFDLRVAEDVFNPKLTLNSYYRTTRGSADNARNANVAPATSLLGEYGTRLSMAWTQQLNNADRAGRYRSDGLDLAIIQPLLRGAGWDATTAPLRLSRLSEQANRLNLKATVAQTISQIITTYRELLRAQEQLIIVQEALKRSSTLLEVNKALISAGRMAEFEIVQTEADIATQQLGVEEAQNQLDISRLALLRLLALDLSTPIRATEALEARPMQIDKRQAFNLAQTQQPEYLAALLGSQQADLNLVIAKDSGRWQVDLVAGANQIRANTDNDAGRSNNRTWDSYAGVQVQIPIGDISTRQAEVRARVNVEDQEIRITDARQELERSVNDVIRDLGTRWRQYEISQRAVELSRRKIEIEREKLSAGRSTNFQVLSFETDLRNAENAQLNALIAYLNAQTQLDLTLGMTLESWEIALNDY; from the coding sequence ATGAATAAATGGTTCATATGGCTTGCACTGATCAGCCTGCCGGGCGTGGCCGCCGACGTGGTGATCAAACCGTCGGCACCGAGTACGACGCGCAGCGGCTACGACCGGAGCGTGTCGTTGAATGCCCAGCTCACCACCCTGACCCTGGGCGATGCGGTGTACCTGGGCCTGCGCAACAACCCGGCGATTCGCAGCGCGTACCTGCAACGGGTGGCGCAGAAGTTCGACCTGAGGGTGGCCGAAGATGTGTTCAACCCCAAGCTCACCCTCAACAGTTATTACCGCACCACCCGAGGCTCCGCCGACAACGCGCGCAATGCCAATGTGGCGCCGGCCACCAGCCTGCTCGGCGAGTACGGCACACGCCTGAGCATGGCCTGGACCCAGCAGTTGAACAACGCCGACCGCGCCGGCCGCTACCGCAGCGACGGCCTGGACCTGGCGATCATCCAACCGCTGCTGCGTGGCGCCGGCTGGGACGCCACCACCGCGCCGCTGCGCCTGTCGCGTCTGTCTGAGCAGGCCAACCGCTTGAACCTCAAGGCCACGGTGGCGCAGACTATCAGCCAGATAATCACCACCTACCGCGAACTGCTGCGCGCCCAGGAGCAACTCATCATCGTGCAGGAGGCCCTCAAGCGCTCCAGCACCTTGCTGGAGGTGAACAAGGCGCTGATCAGTGCCGGGCGCATGGCTGAGTTTGAAATCGTGCAGACCGAAGCCGATATCGCCACTCAGCAACTGGGCGTGGAAGAAGCGCAGAACCAGTTGGACATCAGCCGCCTGGCCCTCCTGCGCCTGCTGGCCCTGGACCTGTCCACGCCGATTCGCGCCACTGAAGCCCTGGAAGCCAGGCCGATGCAGATCGACAAGCGCCAGGCCTTCAACCTGGCGCAGACCCAGCAGCCGGAATACCTCGCCGCCCTGCTCGGCAGCCAGCAAGCCGACCTCAACCTGGTGATCGCCAAGGACTCCGGGCGCTGGCAGGTAGACCTGGTGGCCGGTGCCAACCAGATACGCGCCAACACCGATAACGATGCCGGCCGCTCCAACAACCGCACCTGGGACAGCTACGCTGGGGTGCAAGTGCAAATCCCCATCGGCGACATCAGCACGCGCCAGGCCGAAGTGCGTGCGCGGGTGAATGTGGAGGATCAAGAGATCCGCATCACCGACGCACGCCAGGAGCTGGAACGCAGCGTCAACGATGTGATACGCGACCTCGGTACCCGCTGGCGCCAATATGAAATCTCCCAGCGTGCCGTAGAGCTGTCGCGGCGCAAGATCGAGATCGAACGGGAAAAACTCAGTGCCGGGCGCTCCACCAACTTCCAGGTGCTGAGCTTCGAGACCGACCTGCGCAACGCCGAAAACGCGCAGCTCAATGCGCTGATCGCTTATTTGAACGCCCAGACCCAGCTCGACTTGACCCTGGGCATGACGCTGGAAAGTTGGGAAATCGCCCTCAATGACTACTAA
- a CDS encoding TetR/AcrR family transcriptional regulator, with amino-acid sequence MVAKKVSAPNITKTRLLDATEALFIKYGYDAVLLRQITERAQVNLAAVNYHFGDKDSLMQTLLKQRLEPLNEQRLELLARCEAESDGPLDCDTLLGVLFAPAMGLERSDPASASGEGRSFIRFLGRVYSDTSPFIQEYLKVHYQPVFQRFFEAFALALPDLPRNELGVRLQFALKAISGVMAGTELRLLMNSMSLGRPATDAEVMAKLITLVSAAIRVPQQSPEAEHALAKVLDTQRAIREQATAPANKAAR; translated from the coding sequence ATGGTCGCGAAGAAAGTCAGCGCTCCAAACATTACCAAGACTCGATTGCTGGATGCGACAGAGGCTCTCTTCATCAAGTACGGATACGACGCAGTTTTGTTGCGGCAGATTACCGAGCGTGCCCAGGTGAACCTGGCTGCGGTGAACTACCATTTCGGGGACAAGGATTCCCTGATGCAAACTCTGCTCAAGCAGCGCTTGGAGCCGCTCAACGAGCAGCGTCTGGAATTGCTCGCGCGCTGTGAGGCTGAGTCCGATGGCCCGCTGGACTGCGACACATTGCTAGGCGTGCTATTCGCCCCAGCCATGGGCCTGGAACGCAGCGACCCGGCCAGCGCCAGTGGGGAAGGGCGTTCGTTCATCCGCTTTCTGGGGCGGGTGTACAGCGACACGTCGCCATTTATCCAGGAATACCTCAAGGTGCATTATCAGCCGGTGTTTCAACGTTTCTTCGAAGCCTTTGCCTTGGCCTTGCCGGACCTGCCGCGCAATGAATTGGGCGTGCGCCTGCAATTTGCCCTCAAAGCGATTTCCGGAGTGATGGCCGGTACCGAGCTGCGCCTGTTGATGAACTCCATGAGCCTGGGCCGTCCGGCCACGGATGCCGAGGTGATGGCCAAGTTGATCACATTGGTGTCGGCGGCGATTCGTGTGCCGCAACAAAGCCCTGAGGCGGAACATGCCTTGGCCAAGGTGCTGGACACCCAGCGCGCCATTCGTGAGCAGGCCACGGCGCCTGCAAACAAGGCGGCGCGTTGA
- the sodC gene encoding superoxide dismutase [Cu-Zn] SodC, translated as MNRSLLLGLLSVLAVGSAQAASLQVPVNLVSADGAPQPVGSITISESAYGLIFTPDLKSLPMGVHGFHIHENGSCEAGVKDGVKVAALAAGGHFDPEKTGKHLGPYADGHLGDLPALYVNMDGTSNNPVLAPRLNSLAQIKGHALMIHAGGDNHSDMPKPLGGGGERLVCGVI; from the coding sequence ATGAATCGCTCTCTTCTGCTCGGCCTGCTCAGTGTCCTTGCGGTCGGCTCCGCCCAAGCGGCTTCGCTGCAAGTCCCGGTCAACCTGGTGAGTGCCGATGGCGCCCCGCAGCCGGTCGGTAGCATCACCATCAGCGAATCGGCCTACGGCCTGATCTTCACCCCTGATCTCAAATCCCTGCCGATGGGCGTGCACGGCTTTCATATCCATGAAAACGGCAGCTGTGAAGCCGGTGTGAAAGATGGTGTGAAAGTCGCGGCGCTGGCTGCCGGCGGGCACTTCGACCCGGAGAAGACCGGCAAGCACCTGGGCCCTTACGCCGACGGCCACTTGGGTGACCTGCCGGCGCTCTACGTGAACATGGACGGCACCTCGAACAACCCGGTGCTGGCGCCCCGCTTGAACAGCCTGGCGCAGATCAAGGGCCATGCGCTGATGATCCACGCCGGTGGCGACAACCATTCCGACATGCCCAAGCCATTGGGCGGTGGCGGTGAGCGACTGGTGTGCGGCGTGATTTAA
- a CDS encoding efflux RND transporter periplasmic adaptor subunit — protein MTTNQKRLLGAALIVLLGGVGLALRSPASSPVSTTEQWLAVKPEALVHQIGLVGKIEPDTTITLTAPFDGNVQASLVEQGQRVEAGQVLLRMDPATLEVQLRDALSAQLKARRTVQEMQDWDSGPTVSRARRSLRTTEMTAGNTQRKLTESENLFKRGIIPRNELDDLRQQTQQQQLDLASARSELQQALDQGKGEYRQIADMELTNATVKYDALHKLLEGKEVKAPFSGIVVPPPGNNSPQAGGNNTAPVQAGSKVSQGQVLFGLANIERLKIVAKVSELDINQLHQGQAVEVLGDGFDGERLTGSVSVVSGLAIASDSQGSAQFPVTLSIPKLTPQQLQRVRLGMSARLTIVTYNNAQAIVIPSQAIQADKTVEYREAMDKPVERVKVTTGQSTAQGVEVFGLKPGFVKTNPL, from the coding sequence ATGACTACTAATCAGAAACGCCTGCTGGGTGCTGCATTGATCGTATTGCTGGGCGGCGTTGGCCTGGCCTTGCGCAGCCCGGCATCCAGTCCGGTGAGCACCACCGAACAGTGGCTGGCCGTCAAGCCTGAGGCGTTGGTGCATCAGATCGGCCTGGTGGGCAAGATCGAGCCCGACACCACTATCACCCTCACTGCGCCTTTCGATGGCAACGTGCAAGCCAGCCTGGTGGAGCAAGGCCAGCGGGTCGAGGCCGGGCAAGTGCTGTTGCGCATGGACCCAGCCACGCTTGAGGTGCAATTGCGCGACGCCCTTTCCGCCCAACTCAAGGCTCGGCGCACTGTGCAAGAGATGCAGGATTGGGACTCCGGCCCCACCGTCAGCCGCGCGCGCCGCAGCCTGCGCACCACCGAAATGACCGCCGGCAACACCCAACGCAAACTTACCGAAAGCGAAAACCTGTTCAAGCGCGGCATCATCCCGCGCAACGAACTGGACGACCTCAGGCAACAGACCCAACAGCAACAACTGGACCTCGCCTCCGCGCGCAGCGAACTGCAACAGGCCCTCGACCAGGGCAAGGGTGAATACCGCCAGATCGCCGACATGGAACTGACCAATGCCACGGTGAAATACGACGCCCTGCACAAGCTGCTCGAGGGCAAGGAAGTCAAGGCGCCGTTCTCCGGCATCGTGGTGCCGCCTCCTGGCAATAACTCACCCCAGGCGGGCGGCAACAATACGGCCCCGGTACAGGCCGGCAGCAAGGTCAGCCAGGGTCAGGTGCTGTTTGGCCTGGCGAACATCGAACGGCTTAAAATCGTCGCCAAGGTCTCGGAGCTGGACATCAATCAGTTGCATCAGGGCCAGGCGGTGGAAGTGCTGGGGGATGGTTTTGACGGCGAGCGACTGACCGGGTCGGTCAGCGTGGTGAGCGGCTTGGCGATTGCCAGTGACAGCCAGGGCAGTGCGCAATTTCCGGTGACGTTGTCGATCCCCAAGCTCACGCCGCAGCAGTTGCAACGGGTGCGGCTGGGGATGAGCGCGCGGTTGACCATCGTGACCTACAACAATGCGCAGGCGATTGTGATTCCGAGCCAGGCGATCCAGGCGGACAAGACAGTCGAATACCGCGAGGCCATGGATAAGCCGGTGGAACGGGTGAAGGTGACCACTGGGCAATCGACGGCCCAAGGGGTGGAAGTGTTCGGCCTTAAACCGGGTTTCGTGAAGACAAACCCCTTGTAG